The following proteins come from a genomic window of Emys orbicularis isolate rEmyOrb1 chromosome 9, rEmyOrb1.hap1, whole genome shotgun sequence:
- the SATL1 gene encoding spermidine/spermine N(1)-acetyltransferase-like protein 1 produces the protein MCKPAINSKVLILILDLLEDGFGEHPFYHCLIAEVPKEGQTGSSCIVGYAMYYFTYDPWIGKLLYLEDFYVMEPYRGLGIGSEILKTLSQIAIKTNCSCMHFLVVIWNKPSIEYYVRRGALDLSTEEGWHLFRFDKENLLRMASGE, from the exons TAAGCCTGCCATTAACTCAaaggttttaattttaattttagacTTGCTTGAAGATGGCTTTGGAGAACATCCTTTCTACCACTGTCTAATAGCAGAGGTGCCAAAGGAGGGACAAACAGGAA GTAGTTGCATTGTAGGCTATGCTATGTATTACTTTACATATGACCCTTGGATTGGCAAGTTACTTTACCTGGAAGACTTCTATGTCATGGAACCATATAGAg GCTTGGGCATTGGCTCGGAAATCTTAAAGACATTAAGCCAG ATAGCAATCAAAACAAACTGTAGCTGCATGCATTTCCTTGTAGTCATTTGGAACAAGCCATCTATAGAGTACTATGTGAGACGTGGAGCTTTAGACCTTTCCACTGAAGAGGGCTGGCATCTCTTCAGATTTGACAAAGAGAATCTTCTCAGAATGGCATCTGGAGAATGA